The genomic region CTTTAATGCCTATTAGGTAGACGTCAGAGAGCCCAGACGTTCCGTACTTGTAATAGTAACTGGAAATCGGCTCTTGCATCCCGTCATCCTTTATCGTACCCACAACGATGAAGTTTCCGTTGATGTTGAGTTGGAAGGCCGATGGGATCTGTACTTTTTCCAGAAGTGCAATAAGGACCTTCATTTGTTCAAGTTCAGCACGATCCGCAGCGGTTTTGTTAACCTTGCTCATGAGAGTTTCGGCAGACATCTTAAAAGTTATCGTGCCGATTTCGATCATCGACTTGTCAACAAATCCGAGCGTCCCTTTGGTAATAACCAACTGCCCATGAGTTCCTTCTAAAATCGACTCTGCGATAACGTCATTCTCGGTGAAGTAAGACAAAACTTCGGTCGTGATGAGATCATGCGGGTCGACGATACGCTTGGAGGTCTTCTGCCTACTGGAGGTATGCTTTATGTCGCCGCCGACGAGATGAGCATCAAGCTTCGCTCCTCTGTCAACACCTGAGCTGTCGGTGTCTGTCTCTTCTAACGAAGAAAGACGCCCACTAAAGAGCTGGGCGTAGTAAGAGGAAATACGGGCGGAATCTTTGTAGAGGTAATCATACAATGCGACCGCTGGTTCTTCGAGCTCCACGTTTGATCCTCTCCTGCGTTTCCTTTTTTTGCTTCTCGAAATCGCTCAAATCCTGAGCGAGCTTTCGGTTGTGGTCAGCAAAAAGCCGAAAAGCGTCTTTCACGAATTCCTTGGCTTGGTCTTGCAGCTCTTCCGGGATGTGCAGGGTAGGCTGTTCGGTTGTCTTATTCATCGAGGCGCCTCATCTGGTTCGGTGGCCGTGTCTTACAAGCATGTCTATTTTCAGTATAGCACAACTCTGATACGGGTTACCCAATTATCGGTACGTTTCAAATATTCTTGGAGTTCCGAAAAGCAGATCGCGCACACCCGGCGATGGAGTTTTCCAGTATAATAGTCAGGAAGGCACTCCACCATGGCGAAGAAAAAACCCCTGCCCAATCTCAACGGCTTGATCGCCGGCTACCTGCGCATCTCCGACGTCAAGTTCCCCGACGGCTGCGTCTCCGTTCCCGACAAAGAAGCGTTTCTTGACAAGCTGCGCCAGATCCGTATGTCGGAACTGATGCAGGACGCCGAGCGCGACGGATGCACGATTGACATCTGGTATGACGACATCGGAATCAGCGGACGGGGCGAGTATCTGGCGAAGCGCATCGCCTACCAGGAGATGCTCAGAGACGCCAAGGCGAAGAAGCTGCGCGCCGTCTATGCCCGTGATCTCTCCCGCCTCGGCCGCGACCTGATCGAGCAGGAAAACTTCTTTCTCCAGCTCGAAGCCCAGGCGGTCGATGTTCGCGTCGCCGATCTTCCCACCAGCGGCGACGAAGCGGCGCGTACGCTCGTGCGCCAGCAGCTTGGCTCCCTCAATCAGTATATGGCGACCAAGAACGGCCAGGTCATCAAGCAAACGAATCTGGAGCGCGTTCGCACCGGCCAGTGGGTAGGCCGCACCCGCGACCAGCTCGGGCTGAGGTACAACAAGGCAACGAAGTTCTTCGACTACGATCCGGAGACGGCGGACCTCGCCTGCCTGGTCTACGAGACGTTCATCGCCTGCCACGGCTTTGCCCGCGCCACGGCGCTGACGCTCAACCAGATGTTGCGTGACGGCAAGGCGCGCGCGGCGATAGGTCCGCGCGGCGGGATGTGGTCAGGAAGCACGGTCCTGCGGATTATCAAAGGGCCGATCTACCGGCGCAAGATCCAGTACGAAGATTTGCTGATCGACTCGGAGGACAAAATCCCGGCCGTCGTTCCCCAGGACTTAGTCGACGAAGTGGATCGTCTCCTGCTCGTACGCGCGCCGCTGAACGAGGTCGGCGCCGCGAAGCGGAAGGCGGGCCGACTGGAACACACCTTCGGAGGAATGCTGTTCTGCATCCATTGCGGCCGGCGCATGATCGCCCTGCGCAATCCGGGATCGCGCGCCGGCCGCGGTCCCGTGCTGTGGCTTTCGTGGATCTGCTGCCAGGGCGGAGACGGCGAGCGTGGGTTGTGCGACTGCAAGTTCTCTATTCAGCAATTCCGGCTGGACGCTCTCGTCAGCGAGGGACTGCGCCAGGCGTTCGAAATTTATGAGCGAGAGCATTTCAAGTCTGGGAAAACGCCGAAGCCGAAACCCGTCAAGCCCCTCTCAACGTTCT from Capsulimonas corticalis harbors:
- a CDS encoding recombinase family protein translates to MAKKKPLPNLNGLIAGYLRISDVKFPDGCVSVPDKEAFLDKLRQIRMSELMQDAERDGCTIDIWYDDIGISGRGEYLAKRIAYQEMLRDAKAKKLRAVYARDLSRLGRDLIEQENFFLQLEAQAVDVRVADLPTSGDEAARTLVRQQLGSLNQYMATKNGQVIKQTNLERVRTGQWVGRTRDQLGLRYNKATKFFDYDPETADLACLVYETFIACHGFARATALTLNQMLRDGKARAAIGPRGGMWSGSTVLRIIKGPIYRRKIQYEDLLIDSEDKIPAVVPQDLVDEVDRLLLVRAPLNEVGAAKRKAGRLEHTFGGMLFCIHCGRRMIALRNPGSRAGRGPVLWLSWICCQGGDGERGLCDCKFSIQQFRLDALVSEGLRQAFEIYEREHFKSGKTPKPKPVKPLSTFSEMMAKLDQRRDRLLDLLESCEPEAVGTINERLKAIANERIKLKEQPEVTAELAADTTIETLSRRQLTSLSKKLETVWETPDDMLSHAKHDLLKTLQVRVMINILPRAAKKRKDGNTRRYPGLLSAQLHVGILGMAGEHSLEITETQDAYNAYIQWKCCRRW